From the Gymnogyps californianus isolate 813 chromosome 2, ASM1813914v2, whole genome shotgun sequence genome, one window contains:
- the UBE2W gene encoding ubiquitin-conjugating enzyme E2 W isoform X1, translating into MTLNEKSVQNSITQWIVDMEGAPGTLYEGEKFQLLFKFSSRYPFDSPQVMFTGDNIPVHPHVYSNGHICLSILTEDWSPALSVQSVCLSIISMLSSCKEKVFSSVAETTSR; encoded by the exons ATGACTCTAAATGAAAAGAGTGTACAAAATTCAATTACACA GTGGATTGTAGACATGGAAGGTGCTCCAGGAACACTATATGAAGGGGAGAAATTTCAGCTTCTATTTAAGTTCAGTAGTCGGTATCCTTTTGATTCGCCTCAG GTCATGTTTACTGGAGACAATATTCCTGTTCATCCTCATGTTTATAGCAATGGTCATATCTGTTTATCCATTCTAACAGAAGACTGGTCTCCAGCTCTCTCAGTGCAATCTGTTTGTCTTAGCATTATTAGCATGCTTTccagctgcaaagaaaag gtcttttcttctgttgcagaGACGACCTCCAGATAA
- the UBE2W gene encoding ubiquitin-conjugating enzyme E2 W isoform X2 produces MTLNEKSVQNSITQWIVDMEGAPGTLYEGEKFQLLFKFSSRYPFDSPQVMFTGDNIPVHPHVYSNGHICLSILTEDWSPALSVQSVCLSIISMLSSCKEKRRPPDNSFYVRTCNKNPKKTKWWYHDDTC; encoded by the exons ATGACTCTAAATGAAAAGAGTGTACAAAATTCAATTACACA GTGGATTGTAGACATGGAAGGTGCTCCAGGAACACTATATGAAGGGGAGAAATTTCAGCTTCTATTTAAGTTCAGTAGTCGGTATCCTTTTGATTCGCCTCAG GTCATGTTTACTGGAGACAATATTCCTGTTCATCCTCATGTTTATAGCAATGGTCATATCTGTTTATCCATTCTAACAGAAGACTGGTCTCCAGCTCTCTCAGTGCAATCTGTTTGTCTTAGCATTATTAGCATGCTTTccagctgcaaagaaaag aGACGACCTCCAGATAACTCATTTTATGTAAGAACGTGTAACAAGaatccaaagaaaacaaaatggtggTATCATG